A segment of the Chloroflexota bacterium genome:
GCGGGAGGGCGCATGAGCCAGCCCGCGCACCTGCCCCGGCCAAACCAGTCCGGCTGGCAACTGGAACAATTCCGGCTCGTCTACCAGCTAGGCTCCCTGGCCGTCGGCCTGGGCCTTGTCATCTACGTTTTGGCCTTCGCCTTTCTGCGCTACTGGCAAACACTGGTCATTGGCGGCCTGTTGGCCGTGGCGATAAGCGGCTTCTACATCTGTTGGCAAATCGCCCGGCGCGGCAACCCCGAACGCGGCATCGAAGCCTTTGTCTACGCCATTGTGGGCCTCATGGTGTCGTCGTTCTATTTTCAATCCGACGTGATCGGCTTCAACATCATGGTGCTGTTTGTGCCGATTGTGCTGGCCAATTATCTGCTCCCGGCCCGTCGAACCCAGCGCGTAGTCGTCATCGGCAGTCTGGCAATTATTCACAACCTCGTCATTGCCAGCCTCAACCCGTTTCACCCGCCAACCTTTCCGGCGCTGGCAACCGTCCTCTTAAACGTCGTTGTCGGGCCGAGCGTGCTGGTCGTCATTGCCATCGTCAACTATCGTTCCTCGCGCCGCACCGAGCAGGCCATTACCCAGTTGGAACAGCAAAGCGCCGGCCTGGAAGAAATCGTAAGCCGCCGCACATCCCAACTAGCCGTCGCCGCCGAGATTGGCCGCGCCGCCAGCAGTGTGCTCGATCTTTCCGAACTGCTTCATCGCACGGTTGAACTCATTCGCGACCGTTTTGGCTATTATCACGCTTCCATCTTCCTGTTGGACGAAACCGGAAGTCAGGCCGTCGTCCGCGAGTCCACCGGCGAAATTGGCCGCCAGCTCAAGGAGCGCAAACACACCCTGGCCGTCGGCTCGCAATCCATCATCGGCTACGTCACCTCGCGGCGCGCGCCGCGCATCGCCCTCGACGTTGACGCCGACGCTGTCCACTTCAAGAATCCGCTTCTGCCAGAAACGCGTTCCGAAATGGCGATTCCCCTCATTGTCGGCGAACGCCTGCTGGGCGCGCTCGACGTGCAATCGCGCGAGCCAAACGCCTTCACCTCCGCCGATGTGGCCGTTCTGCAAACCCTGGCCGACCAACTGGCCGTTGCCATCAACAACGCCGAACTCTTCGCCGCCCAACAACAACTGCTCGTCCAAAACCAGCAACTGCTCGAAGACTCGCAGAAGACGCTGGCCGAACTCAACGCGCTCACCGGTCGCCTCTCGCAAGAAGGCTGGAGGGAATTTCTGGAATCGCAAAGCGGCACCATCGTTGCCGAAACCGGCCGAGTGCCTTCAGCCAACGCCGACTCAGCCCTGGCCCAGGCGTTGGAAAAGGGCCGCCTCATCCAGACCGGCGGCGAACACGCCACCCTGGCCGCGCCGATTTTGCTTCGCGGTCAGCCCATCGGCGCCCTGGCCCTGGAAGAGATTGGCGCAGATCATGAGTGGACGGAAGACGACCTGGCCCTGGCTCAGGAAGTGGCCGAACACCTGGGGCTGGCGCTGGACAACGCGCGTCTGCTTGAGCAGTTGAACAAGGAACGTGAGCGGCTGGTCTTTCTGTTTGAGTCGTCGCAGGCGCTGGCCGCCAACCTGAGCCTGAACAACATCATTGCCACCGCCTTGAAGTTTGCCTCGTCCATCGGCGCCGAGCACGCTTACGTGCTGTACACCGGTGAAGGTCAGGCCATCTTCAGAAGCACCATCCCCGACCTCGACCGCTTCACCGGAGTCGAAACCCAGGCAGTGGTGAAAGCCGCCGCCGCCCGGGGCCTGGATCGCTGGGTGTTTGAAAATCGCCAGCCGGTGCTGGTGAAAGACGCCCTGCTCGACGACCGCTGGTTGCCGCGCATCAGCCAGGAGCAGGTGCGGTCCATCCTCGCCGCGCCGCTGAGATCGCAACGCACCAACGAGGTGGTGGGCGTGCTGGCTTACACCCACACGCTCCCCAGCGCCTTTGCCGACGACCAGCTTCCCCTGCTCGACTCGATCAGCACCCAGATTTCGGTCGCTTTGCAAAACGCGATCCTCTACCAGAATCTGGGTCGTCAGCAATATGGAGCGACGGCGCTGGCCAAAGCCACACAAGCCATGGCCCGAACCTTGAGTGAAGAAGACTTGATGCAGGCCCTGACCGAAGAACTGTTCAATGCATATAAGCCGAACGGAGTGACCGTCTTGCATTGGGAAGCCGCCACCGAGACCTTTACCCCCATTACCCTCAAACTCAACCCCAACGAAGCCGATGCCTGGCCGGCTTTGCGCCAAAGCTTCCCCGCCAGCGACCGGCCAGACCTGATGGAAGTGATCCGCCGCCGCGCACTGTGGATGCAACGTCTCCGAGAAGAGCCGGAGGATAAAGTCCGCGAAACGATGAGCCTGCCCTTCATCTTTGACGAGCAGGTGGAAGCGGTGGTCGAGGTCGTTCACACCGGGCCGTCGGCCGGCCTCAGCCCGGACGATGTCGAGTTGTTCCGCTCCATCACCACCTCGGCGGCCTATTCCCTGCAAACCGTGCGGCTCTACCAGCAGTTGCGCGAAACCGCCGACCGTCTGCGCGAAGTAGACCGGCTCAAGAGCCAGTTCCTGGCCAACATGAGCCACGAGCTACGCACGCCGCTGAATTCCATCATCGGCTTCTCACGGGTCATCATCAA
Coding sequences within it:
- a CDS encoding GAF domain-containing protein — protein: MSQPAHLPRPNQSGWQLEQFRLVYQLGSLAVGLGLVIYVLAFAFLRYWQTLVIGGLLAVAISGFYICWQIARRGNPERGIEAFVYAIVGLMVSSFYFQSDVIGFNIMVLFVPIVLANYLLPARRTQRVVVIGSLAIIHNLVIASLNPFHPPTFPALATVLLNVVVGPSVLVVIAIVNYRSSRRTEQAITQLEQQSAGLEEIVSRRTSQLAVAAEIGRAASSVLDLSELLHRTVELIRDRFGYYHASIFLLDETGSQAVVRESTGEIGRQLKERKHTLAVGSQSIIGYVTSRRAPRIALDVDADAVHFKNPLLPETRSEMAIPLIVGERLLGALDVQSREPNAFTSADVAVLQTLADQLAVAINNAELFAAQQQLLVQNQQLLEDSQKTLAELNALTGRLSQEGWREFLESQSGTIVAETGRVPSANADSALAQALEKGRLIQTGGEHATLAAPILLRGQPIGALALEEIGADHEWTEDDLALAQEVAEHLGLALDNARLLEQLNKERERLVFLFESSQALAANLSLNNIIATALKFASSIGAEHAYVLYTGEGQAIFRSTIPDLDRFTGVETQAVVKAAAARGLDRWVFENRQPVLVKDALLDDRWLPRISQEQVRSILAAPLRSQRTNEVVGVLAYTHTLPSAFADDQLPLLDSISTQISVALQNAILYQNLGRQQYGATALAKATQAMARTLSEEDLMQALTEELFNAYKPNGVTVLHWEAATETFTPITLKLNPNEADAWPALRQSFPASDRPDLMEVIRRRALWMQRLREEPEDKVRETMSLPFIFDEQVEAVVEVVHTGPSAGLSPDDVELFRSITTSAAYSLQTVRLYQQLRETADRLREVDRLKSQFLANMSHELRTPLNSIIGFSRVIIKGIDGPITDLQRQDLSAIHTSGQHLLNLINDILDLAKVEAGKMDLSFDKVDLPEIVRSVLTTISGLVRERPIRLIPEIQPDLPPVYADSFRVRQVLINLLSNAAKFTEQGSITIKAFVIDASAPRPMVQVTVRDTGIGISEADISKLFQSFSQVDGSATRKTGGTGLGLAITRNLVEMHGGAIWVESQLGAETAFNFTLPVYTEMIDAPEPAPGDSRQSILAIDDDARLIDLYRRYLEPKGFLVHGLTNSQEALAAAKAFKPRAILLDVLMRDRDGWQVLQELKDDPDTQQIPVFICSVLAEHEKALSLGAAGYLVKPILDVDLFSALSRLNGVSAHHPKPAVVADNS